One part of the Nitrosophilus kaiyonis genome encodes these proteins:
- a CDS encoding 50S ribosomal protein L23, whose translation MADITDIKSIIYTEKTLGLQEEGYIVIQTSEKMTKNQLKEVLKEYFGVNPVKINSLKVNGKKKRFRGIEGRRTNYKKFYVKLPEGTQIESLAV comes from the coding sequence ATGGCAGATATAACAGATATCAAATCAATAATATATACAGAAAAAACTTTGGGCCTTCAAGAAGAGGGATATATAGTGATTCAAACATCTGAAAAGATGACAAAGAATCAACTAAAAGAGGTATTAAAAGAGTATTTTGGTGTCAATCCTGTTAAAATCAATTCTTTAAAAGTAAATGGAAAAAAGAAAAGATTTAGAGGGATTGAAGGTAGAAGAACAAACTATAAAAAATTCTATGTGAAGTTGCCAGAGGGCACTCAGATAGAAAGTTTAGCGGTGTAA